The Candidatus Aramenus sp. CH1 genome includes a region encoding these proteins:
- a CDS encoding oligosaccharide flippase family protein codes for MNPIKNWLKSLSVTTFNVVVALVFFIITAKITDPQFFGRVAIIQLLEVIVATIFFFLPSAIVTREISYFYAKGEHKPYVRKFLAIPFVALPFLLVLFAFPLYVWLTIPYLFLYLFTAVENAEMIGMDMFTESAVTGITFLVIRWGISIIAVLLHNLYLFIGIWTLGGVIATSLNYFFISRKVGFVFPDFDVKFLIKSFRESLPLFLSNVTGFLSSQGDRVITSYLLGSYYLGIYQFSALVASVPSMLLGSLSNVILPTASFYKVLGKDEGRMSSISFRVTALLTLVAIFFLPVGEMVISHFFPDYSPGIPAFVLLLIASSLPFPISVLSTFIVAFKRDLRPFLVLTVLNALTVLTTSFLLIPRIGIMGGALSQIIVSAASATFTLFYALKTKVFFPTTKEYAILSILPLVGIYEVFVDPPFLDVLLLIAVLLAFKFLGIIERDDVELIRTFLPRRLNFVYHVLRILSK; via the coding sequence ATGAATCCAATAAAGAACTGGCTGAAGTCTCTAAGCGTCACTACGTTCAACGTTGTTGTAGCGTTGGTATTCTTTATAATAACTGCTAAGATAACTGATCCGCAATTCTTTGGCAGGGTCGCCATCATACAGCTATTAGAAGTAATAGTTGCCACAATATTCTTCTTTTTGCCCAGTGCAATAGTCACGCGAGAAATTTCATACTTTTACGCTAAAGGCGAGCACAAACCTTATGTTAGGAAGTTTCTTGCAATACCCTTCGTTGCCTTACCTTTTCTCCTAGTTTTATTTGCCTTTCCCCTTTACGTATGGCTAACCATCCCTTACCTGTTCCTTTACCTGTTTACGGCTGTAGAGAACGCAGAAATGATTGGGATGGATATGTTCACGGAGAGCGCAGTTACTGGTATTACCTTTCTCGTTATTAGGTGGGGAATATCGATAATTGCTGTGCTGTTGCACAACCTTTATTTATTCATAGGGATATGGACCTTAGGTGGGGTAATAGCAACTTCCCTTAATTACTTCTTCATTTCCAGAAAGGTCGGTTTTGTTTTTCCGGACTTTGACGTAAAGTTCTTAATAAAGTCGTTTAGGGAATCCTTGCCTCTATTCTTGTCTAATGTTACAGGCTTTCTCTCCTCTCAAGGAGATAGAGTTATCACTTCATACTTATTAGGTTCTTACTACCTAGGAATTTATCAATTCTCAGCTTTAGTTGCGTCAGTGCCTTCAATGCTCTTAGGTTCGTTGTCTAACGTCATTTTGCCGACTGCGTCTTTCTATAAAGTCCTAGGAAAAGACGAGGGAAGAATGAGCTCCATCTCCTTCAGAGTAACAGCTCTCCTTACTCTTGTAGCGATATTTTTCCTACCAGTGGGTGAAATGGTAATCAGTCATTTCTTCCCAGACTATTCGCCTGGAATTCCTGCCTTTGTCCTCTTATTAATTGCTTCATCTTTACCTTTTCCAATTAGTGTTCTATCTACCTTCATTGTCGCCTTTAAAAGAGATCTTCGGCCATTCCTAGTTCTTACCGTTCTTAATGCCTTAACCGTGTTGACGACCTCCTTTCTCTTAATTCCTAGAATTGGAATAATGGGGGGAGCTTTGTCTCAAATAATTGTTTCAGCAGCTAGCGCTACCTTTACGTTATTTTACGCACTGAAAACCAAGGTGTTTTTCCCTACCACGAAGGAGTACGCAATCCTATCAATTTTACCCTTGGTAGGGATTTACGAGGTTTTTGTGGATCCTCCTTTCCTTGATGTCCTGCTGTTAATTGCTGTTCTACTCGCCTTCAAATTCCTAGGAATTATTGAAAGGGACGACGTGGAATTAATAAGAACGTTTTTGCCAAGAAGACTAAATTTCGTATATCACGTTTTAAGAATTCTGAGCAAATAG